A window of Acidimicrobiia bacterium contains these coding sequences:
- a CDS encoding NADH-quinone oxidoreductase subunit I, with amino-acid sequence MALKLPKVPGIGLGKGMWLTLRTLFKRPVTINYPKEKEIPVPRARGVIALDVEACTVCMLCARECPDWCIYIEGHKEMQPPAKEGGRPRSRATLDRFDIDYALCMYCGICVEVCPFDALFWSPEYEYSEGSMSAMLHDKERLTDWLATVPSAPPLEKN; translated from the coding sequence GTGGCGTTGAAGCTTCCGAAGGTGCCGGGAATCGGCCTGGGTAAGGGCATGTGGCTGACGCTGCGCACCCTGTTCAAGCGGCCGGTGACCATCAACTACCCGAAGGAGAAGGAGATCCCCGTGCCGCGGGCGCGCGGGGTGATCGCCCTCGACGTGGAGGCGTGCACCGTCTGCATGTTGTGTGCCCGGGAGTGCCCCGACTGGTGCATCTATATCGAGGGTCATAAGGAGATGCAGCCGCCGGCGAAGGAAGGCGGGCGCCCGCGCAGCCGGGCCACGCTCGACCGCTTCGACATCGATTACGCCCTATGCATGTACTGCGGCATCTGCGTCGAGGTGTGCCCGTTCGATGCCCTGTTCTGGTCGCCGGAGTACGAGTACTCGGAAGGGTCGATGTCGGCGATGCTTCATGACAAGGAGCGCCTCACCGACTGGCTCGCCACCGTGCCCTCCGCTCCCCCGCTGGAGAAGAACTGA
- a CDS encoding NADH-quinone oxidoreductase subunit J produces MDVGAWIDWTLDWLSNAQNVLFVVMALAMVAAALRVVTSPNVVHAALMLVVALGGSAVLFLMLGAEFVAWALVLVYIGAVVVLFLFGIMITRAPTGRDPVRLDHKRRWPAALVAFATFVTLASVSVAAFEDAVIEGQVTRTDELGELLFTRYVIPFEAVSFVLLAALIGGIVLARKDPE; encoded by the coding sequence ATGGACGTGGGGGCGTGGATCGACTGGACCCTGGACTGGCTGTCGAACGCGCAGAACGTGCTGTTCGTCGTAATGGCGCTGGCGATGGTGGCGGCGGCCTTGCGCGTCGTCACCAGCCCCAACGTGGTCCATGCGGCGCTGATGCTGGTGGTCGCCCTCGGGGGTTCGGCGGTGCTGTTTCTGATGCTGGGGGCGGAGTTCGTGGCCTGGGCGCTGGTGCTCGTCTACATCGGCGCCGTGGTCGTGCTGTTCCTCTTCGGCATCATGATCACCCGGGCGCCAACCGGACGCGACCCGGTTCGCCTCGACCACAAGCGGCGCTGGCCGGCGGCGCTGGTGGCTTTCGCCACCTTCGTCACCTTGGCGTCGGTGAGCGTGGCGGCCTTTGAGGACGCGGTGATCGAGGGGCAGGTCACCCGGACCGACGAACTTGGCGAGCTGCTGTTCACCCGCTACGTGATTCCGTTCGAAGCCGTGTCGTTCGTCCTGCTGGCCGCCCTGATCGGCGGCATCGTCCTCGCCCGGAAGGACCCTGAGTGA
- the nuoK gene encoding NADH-quinone oxidoreductase subunit NuoK — protein MLVTQFLILGALLFSIGIYGVLVRRNAVLVLLSIELMLAAVNINLVAFGAFLQDTMLGGQAFALFVITIAAAEVGIGLAIVVLIFRNRSSANVDELDLMRW, from the coding sequence ATGCTGGTCACCCAGTTCCTCATCCTCGGCGCCCTCCTCTTCTCCATCGGGATCTACGGCGTATTGGTGCGTCGGAACGCGGTCCTGGTGCTGCTCTCGATCGAACTGATGCTGGCCGCGGTGAACATCAACCTGGTGGCATTCGGTGCGTTCCTCCAGGACACGATGCTCGGTGGCCAGGCATTCGCCTTGTTCGTGATCACCATCGCCGCGGCCGAAGTCGGCATCGGCCTGGCGATCGTGGTGCTCATATTCCGCAACCGGTCGTCGGCGAACGTCGACGAACTAGATCTGATGCGGTGGTGA
- the nuoL gene encoding NADH-quinone oxidoreductase subunit L → MSPTLALFALQAHEPGHLSDGGVLAEFAWLIPLVPLVLMVAIVFVGKRLPYKGWELAEAAMLFVAVYGVTLLVMNASGGIYHEGSVEIARIGAYTIEWGWVVDGLSIMMYSVVGVVGLAVFTYSKGYMMGDVRYTWFFAAFTLFAGAMLVLVSSANMIQLLVGWELVGLASYLLIGHYWEDHSNNAAAIKAFLTNKIADVGLVIGIIIIGVTVGSFRFNDVLSAVFEGDSALAQVAFWAGLALFIGAMGKSAQFPFHVWLPDAMAGPTPVSSLMHAATMVTAGVYLLGRMFPFYQSDVFAADVKTIIIVIGAITLFAMGLIALVQDDIKKVLAYSTLSQLGYMTVAMGAGAYTAGLFHLFTHAFFKGLLFLAAGSVIHAVHSNNMSDMGGLRKSMPWTYKTFLVGSLALAGIFPLAGFWSKDEILASISYDAGHGGGTVASVVLWIAIAGAFVTAFYMARAVYLTFFGEYKGHAHPHESPKIMTYPLIGLAGLSIVAGFVNVPGVYTGFTEWLAARPFPMGDHHAESINFALAAIGLLVALAGIGAGTRLWRKDAATQAERDRFRIPVLYPVLEHKYYIDDFYRVALVDPIRGPVARFVNWTNTYVIDAVVNAFGGLSMVLAKGVYRGIDQRGIDLAINAVAGATGEAGEALRHTTTGRVQQYAGALFAGAVLLVLGLLIFT, encoded by the coding sequence ATGAGCCCGACCCTTGCGCTGTTCGCTCTTCAGGCCCACGAGCCGGGGCACCTGTCCGACGGCGGGGTGCTCGCCGAGTTCGCCTGGCTGATACCCCTCGTCCCCCTGGTGCTGATGGTCGCCATCGTCTTCGTCGGCAAGCGCCTTCCGTACAAGGGATGGGAGCTGGCCGAGGCGGCGATGCTGTTCGTGGCCGTCTACGGCGTGACGCTGCTGGTCATGAACGCCTCAGGCGGCATCTACCACGAGGGGTCGGTCGAAATCGCCCGGATCGGGGCCTACACGATCGAGTGGGGATGGGTGGTCGACGGCCTTTCCATCATGATGTATTCGGTGGTCGGCGTGGTGGGTCTGGCGGTGTTCACCTACTCCAAGGGCTACATGATGGGCGACGTCCGTTACACCTGGTTCTTCGCGGCGTTCACCCTCTTCGCCGGGGCGATGCTGGTGCTGGTCTCCTCGGCGAACATGATCCAGCTGCTCGTCGGCTGGGAGCTGGTGGGCCTGGCGTCCTACCTGTTGATCGGTCACTACTGGGAGGACCACTCCAACAACGCCGCGGCGATCAAGGCCTTCCTGACCAACAAGATCGCCGACGTGGGGTTGGTCATCGGGATCATCATCATCGGCGTCACCGTTGGGTCGTTCCGGTTCAACGACGTGCTCAGTGCGGTATTCGAGGGCGATTCGGCCCTGGCCCAGGTGGCATTCTGGGCAGGTCTGGCGCTCTTCATCGGGGCGATGGGCAAGAGCGCCCAGTTCCCCTTCCATGTGTGGCTCCCCGACGCCATGGCAGGCCCCACCCCGGTGTCGTCCCTGATGCACGCCGCCACCATGGTCACCGCCGGGGTGTACCTGCTGGGAAGGATGTTCCCGTTCTATCAGTCGGACGTGTTCGCCGCCGACGTCAAAACGATCATCATCGTCATCGGGGCAATCACCCTCTTTGCCATGGGCCTCATCGCCCTGGTCCAGGACGACATCAAGAAGGTGCTGGCGTATTCGACCCTGTCGCAGCTGGGATACATGACCGTGGCGATGGGGGCGGGGGCATACACCGCCGGCCTGTTCCACCTATTCACTCACGCCTTCTTCAAGGGCCTGCTCTTCCTCGCCGCCGGGTCGGTGATCCATGCGGTCCACTCCAACAACATGAGCGACATGGGTGGCCTGCGAAAATCGATGCCCTGGACGTACAAGACGTTCTTGGTGGGGTCGCTCGCGCTTGCAGGCATCTTTCCGCTGGCCGGCTTCTGGTCGAAGGACGAGATCCTCGCCTCCATCTCCTACGACGCCGGGCACGGGGGCGGGACCGTCGCCTCGGTGGTGCTGTGGATCGCCATCGCGGGCGCCTTCGTCACCGCGTTCTACATGGCACGGGCGGTCTATCTCACCTTCTTCGGCGAGTACAAGGGTCATGCCCATCCGCACGAGTCGCCGAAGATCATGACCTATCCGCTGATCGGCCTCGCCGGGCTGTCCATCGTGGCCGGCTTCGTCAATGTCCCGGGGGTGTACACCGGCTTCACCGAATGGCTCGCCGCCCGTCCGTTCCCGATGGGCGACCATCATGCCGAGTCCATCAACTTCGCCCTCGCCGCCATCGGGCTGCTGGTTGCTCTCGCCGGAATCGGCGCCGGAACCCGCCTGTGGCGCAAGGACGCCGCCACCCAGGCGGAACGCGATCGGTTCCGGATTCCGGTGTTGTATCCGGTGCTCGAGCACAAGTACTACATCGACGACTTCTATCGGGTGGCGCTGGTCGATCCGATCAGGGGGCCGGTGGCACGGTTCGTCAACTGGACGAACACCTATGTCATCGACGCGGTGGTGAACGCCTTTGGCGGGTTGAGCATGGTCTTGGCGAAGGGCGTCTACCGCGGGATCGATCAGCGAGGGATCGACCTGGCGATCAACGCCGTCGCCGGAGCGACCGGGGAGGCGGGGGAGGCCCTTCGCCACACGACGACCGGGCGGGTACAGCAGTACGCAGGAGCCTTGTTTGCAGGAGCGGTGCTCCTGGTGCTCGGTTTGCTGATCTTCACGTAG
- a CDS encoding NADH-quinone oxidoreductase subunit M, which yields MEMFDDGWGLSLIVFLPLAGAGLILLLPKAQEALIKLVGLASALLSFAASVVAILRFDFGAAEQFQFGTDLSWISAIGSRYHIGIDGISLPLLVLSTLMTVLAIVYSWHHWPEPHNPKAFLVLLLLLATGMNGTFVALDLVLFFIFFELVLLPMYFMIGIWGDRAKIRLPGFRREVETRLYASIKFFLFTLFGSAFMLLGFLALYFKSDPHTFDMVALAEAGQMGLFDGTFGAWVFAALFIGFAVKVPMWPLHTWLPDAHTAAPTVGSVLLAAILLKLGSYGFIRISLPILPQQAQDWAPIIAVLAVIAIIYGALACLAQTDLKRLIAFSSVGHMGFVMLGISTLTDVGINAAVIGMVAHGIITGMLFFLAGSMQHRYHTRDMARLGGNMKTLPIIGGLLAFTAMASLGLPGLAGFWGEFMALLASFNPLDGLSLALFRMAMVVGAVGTVLTAGYMLWMLQKVNLGEPSEEWAGKDLHDADKFELAAWVPLVLGIVAIGVYPKIVFGATNDAVSELVRRAFGG from the coding sequence ATGGAGATGTTCGACGACGGGTGGGGCCTGAGCCTCATCGTGTTCCTGCCCCTTGCGGGCGCGGGGCTGATATTGCTGTTGCCCAAGGCGCAGGAAGCCCTGATCAAGCTCGTGGGGCTGGCGTCTGCCCTGCTGTCGTTCGCGGCGTCGGTCGTCGCCATTCTGCGGTTCGACTTCGGGGCCGCCGAGCAGTTCCAGTTCGGCACCGACCTCTCGTGGATCTCCGCCATCGGCTCGCGGTATCACATCGGCATCGACGGCATCAGCCTGCCCCTCCTCGTCCTCTCGACGCTGATGACCGTGCTGGCGATCGTCTACTCGTGGCACCACTGGCCGGAGCCGCACAACCCGAAGGCGTTCCTGGTGCTGCTGCTGCTGCTTGCCACCGGGATGAACGGCACCTTCGTCGCTCTCGACCTGGTGCTTTTCTTCATCTTCTTCGAGCTGGTGCTCCTCCCGATGTACTTCATGATCGGGATCTGGGGCGACCGCGCCAAGATCCGGCTGCCGGGGTTCCGCCGCGAAGTGGAGACGAGGCTCTACGCCTCGATCAAGTTCTTCCTGTTCACGCTGTTCGGCTCCGCCTTCATGCTCCTCGGGTTCCTGGCGCTCTACTTCAAGAGCGATCCGCACACCTTCGACATGGTCGCCCTGGCCGAGGCCGGCCAGATGGGACTATTCGACGGAACCTTCGGCGCGTGGGTGTTCGCCGCCCTCTTCATCGGATTCGCGGTGAAGGTGCCGATGTGGCCGCTGCACACCTGGTTGCCGGATGCCCACACCGCCGCCCCCACCGTGGGCTCGGTGCTCCTGGCCGCCATCCTCTTGAAGCTGGGTTCTTACGGCTTCATCCGGATCAGCCTGCCGATCCTCCCGCAGCAGGCACAGGACTGGGCGCCGATCATCGCGGTACTGGCGGTGATCGCCATCATCTACGGGGCGTTGGCCTGTCTGGCCCAGACCGACCTGAAACGGCTCATCGCGTTCTCGTCGGTGGGGCACATGGGCTTCGTTATGCTCGGCATCTCGACCCTGACGGATGTGGGCATCAATGCCGCCGTCATCGGGATGGTCGCCCACGGAATCATCACGGGGATGCTGTTCTTCCTCGCCGGATCGATGCAGCATCGGTACCACACGCGTGACATGGCCCGCCTCGGCGGGAACATGAAGACGCTGCCGATCATCGGTGGCTTGTTGGCGTTCACCGCGATGGCCTCACTCGGCCTCCCCGGCCTCGCCGGCTTCTGGGGCGAGTTCATGGCGCTGCTGGCGTCGTTCAACCCGCTCGACGGGCTCAGCCTTGCGCTGTTCCGGATGGCGATGGTGGTCGGCGCGGTCGGCACCGTGCTCACCGCCGGCTACATGCTGTGGATGCTCCAGAAGGTCAACCTCGGGGAGCCCTCCGAGGAATGGGCCGGCAAGGACCTCCACGACGCCGACAAGTTCGAATTGGCGGCGTGGGTGCCGCTGGTGCTCGGCATCGTGGCCATCGGCGTGTACCCCAAGATCGTCTTCGGCGCCACCAACGACGCGGTCTCCGAGCTGGTTCGCCGGGCGTTCGGGGGCTGA
- a CDS encoding NADH-quinone oxidoreductase subunit N, which translates to MFDYHALAPELIIGIALLATIVADLVLPDRLKYLVGVTALLGLVAAAVPLLTLALCGDISGCTDTGTRTFFGGSYVVDDFALVLKGLFIVSGVLSLLLSVGYLESDDYYQGEFYFLLLASVTGALIMASSRDLLTMFVGLELVSAPAFLLAGWRKGDLRSNEASLKFFLTGVLSVAVMLMGMSLIYGLTGQLTFGGIASAASVSGVGDSPAFVLGVVFVLVGFAFKVSAVPFHFWAPDTYQGAPTPVAAYLSVGSKAAGVVGLLALCYQAFSTVPEIWGPLLWVLAVASMTVGNLIALKQTNIVRLLGYSSIAQGGFILVPFAMAASYDTVGLSDAFFASVTYVLVYAFMNLGAFAVVIAVAAKTESGEIEDWGGLNRYAPGLAALLGLFFFSLAGIPPLAGWFAKFVMFRAVIGVFESPWAVALAVIAAVNAVIALVYYAKVVKTVYMDAVPVTVPVDRATQTPVARPLALAIGVTAAMVIAVGFFPQILAFFGEITERLVAGP; encoded by the coding sequence GTGTTCGATTACCACGCCCTCGCCCCTGAACTGATCATCGGCATCGCCCTGCTGGCGACGATCGTCGCCGACCTGGTGTTGCCCGATCGGCTCAAGTACCTGGTGGGGGTGACCGCGCTGCTGGGGCTGGTGGCTGCGGCCGTTCCCCTGCTCACCCTGGCGCTCTGTGGCGATATCAGCGGATGCACCGACACCGGCACCAGGACGTTCTTCGGGGGGTCGTATGTGGTCGACGACTTCGCCCTCGTCCTCAAGGGGCTATTCATCGTCTCGGGCGTGCTGTCGCTGCTGCTGTCGGTGGGGTACCTCGAGAGCGACGACTACTACCAGGGCGAGTTCTACTTCCTCCTGCTCGCCTCGGTCACCGGCGCGCTGATCATGGCCTCCTCCCGTGACCTCCTGACGATGTTCGTTGGCCTCGAGCTGGTGTCGGCGCCGGCGTTCCTGCTGGCCGGCTGGAGGAAGGGCGATCTGCGGAGCAATGAGGCCTCGCTGAAGTTCTTCCTGACAGGGGTGCTCTCGGTGGCGGTGATGCTGATGGGGATGTCCCTGATCTATGGGCTGACCGGCCAGTTGACCTTCGGGGGCATCGCCTCGGCTGCATCGGTGAGCGGTGTGGGTGACTCGCCGGCGTTCGTCCTCGGGGTCGTGTTCGTGCTCGTGGGCTTTGCGTTCAAGGTGTCGGCGGTGCCGTTCCACTTCTGGGCGCCGGACACCTATCAGGGCGCTCCGACCCCGGTGGCGGCCTATCTCTCGGTTGGCTCGAAGGCCGCGGGAGTGGTGGGGCTGCTGGCGCTCTGCTACCAGGCGTTCTCGACGGTCCCCGAGATCTGGGGTCCCCTCCTGTGGGTGCTGGCGGTTGCCTCGATGACGGTGGGGAATCTCATCGCCCTCAAGCAGACCAACATCGTTCGCCTGCTCGGCTACTCGTCGATCGCCCAGGGCGGTTTCATCCTGGTGCCGTTCGCGATGGCGGCCTCGTACGACACCGTGGGCCTGTCGGATGCATTCTTCGCCTCGGTGACGTACGTGCTGGTCTATGCCTTCATGAACCTGGGGGCGTTTGCGGTGGTGATCGCAGTGGCCGCCAAGACCGAGAGCGGCGAGATCGAGGATTGGGGAGGGCTGAACCGGTACGCGCCGGGACTGGCGGCACTACTAGGGCTCTTCTTCTTCTCTTTGGCCGGTATCCCGCCGCTGGCCGGATGGTTCGCCAAGTTCGTGATGTTCCGGGCGGTCATCGGCGTGTTCGAGTCTCCCTGGGCGGTGGCGCTGGCGGTGATCGCCGCGGTGAACGCGGTGATCGCACTCGTCTACTACGCCAAGGTGGTCAAGACGGTGTACATGGACGCGGTGCCTGTCACGGTCCCGGTCGACCGGGCCACCCAGACGCCGGTGGCTCGCCCGCTCGCCCTGGCGATCGGCGTCACCGCGGCGATGGTCATCGCCGTCGGTTTCTTCCCCCAGATCCTCGCCTTCTTCGGAGAAATCACGGAGCGGCTGGTAGCGGGGCCGTAG
- a CDS encoding serine hydrolase, which yields MSALRNVRAPQLPWPLAVSSVLLVAALMAACSGAKSAFGEECDSFQPNLDDPFHAVNRTLTDPSPLDWPTADPGTVGLDSAVLEQAAEEVALSPMTASLLVVRNGKLVFERYFNGFDATDANNVHSLSKSILSVVTGIAIDEGHLTLDAQVGDVLPPNLVVNHGELTVRDLLTMAGGLEVPEPDTNYEWQPSTVPGEPSLVRAVLASPRVVAPGTEFAYNTGLTQVLAAMLTEATGMSLCQYAADRLLGPLGIDVEGWHVEPGGYLSGGFDMFMTPREIARFGQLVLDEGALGGDQIVSSSWLDQSLSPRWDLGCVQYPPIPMRYGYLWWGYDIGGHEVWIASGYGGQDMMIVDDLDLVAVITHDTTEIGGARVPMRALFYELLLQAVHGQAPPTEPTECQSSVFTLATVAADGSTPPSPVPGWPANTAGPFSPGAERLAYTELYLDYWDLYTISRNGTDIRRVTRDAVPDAMPSWSPDGTMLAFVRGEPGQSDLYLINADGSALTQLTDLDGYAHAPAWSTDGTRIAFIWGHGDIRGWGHPGELWVIDRDGSNLRQLREAPTTNPIWSPDGRQIVFDSITAAGRIGLLDLDTGTVSDLGLGFFPRWSPDGTRIAFAALDEAGGSDIFSMAANGTDRVQLTDDPNFDGLPSWTPDGTTILYWTTLAPSEV from the coding sequence ATGAGTGCTCTCCGCAATGTCCGAGCGCCCCAGCTTCCCTGGCCCCTCGCCGTCTCGTCCGTCCTCCTAGTTGCCGCGTTGATGGCGGCGTGCAGCGGGGCCAAGTCCGCATTCGGCGAGGAGTGCGACTCATTCCAACCCAACCTCGACGATCCCTTCCACGCGGTCAACCGGACGCTCACCGACCCCAGCCCGCTCGATTGGCCGACCGCCGATCCGGGTACGGTCGGTCTGGACTCGGCCGTGCTCGAGCAGGCGGCAGAAGAGGTGGCGTTGTCACCGATGACCGCCAGCCTGCTGGTCGTACGCAACGGCAAGCTGGTATTCGAGCGCTACTTCAACGGCTTCGATGCCACGGACGCCAACAACGTCCATTCGCTCTCGAAGTCCATCCTGTCGGTGGTCACTGGTATCGCGATCGACGAAGGTCATCTCACCCTAGATGCGCAGGTCGGCGACGTCCTGCCGCCGAACCTGGTCGTGAACCACGGAGAACTGACCGTTCGCGATCTCTTGACGATGGCAGGCGGGTTGGAGGTACCGGAACCGGACACCAACTACGAGTGGCAGCCCAGCACGGTGCCCGGGGAACCCTCCTTGGTGCGGGCAGTGTTGGCAAGCCCACGTGTCGTCGCACCGGGCACAGAGTTCGCTTACAACACCGGGTTGACTCAGGTACTGGCTGCGATGCTCACCGAGGCGACCGGGATGTCCCTATGCCAGTACGCGGCCGACCGGTTGCTAGGACCCTTGGGAATCGACGTCGAGGGGTGGCATGTCGAGCCCGGCGGCTACCTCTCGGGAGGCTTCGACATGTTCATGACCCCCCGGGAGATCGCCCGGTTCGGTCAGCTCGTCCTCGATGAGGGCGCTCTCGGCGGCGATCAAATCGTCTCGTCATCGTGGCTCGACCAATCCCTGTCGCCACGGTGGGATTTGGGCTGCGTGCAGTATCCGCCCATCCCCATGCGCTACGGGTACCTCTGGTGGGGTTATGACATCGGGGGGCATGAGGTCTGGATTGCCTCCGGGTACGGGGGACAGGACATGATGATCGTCGACGATCTCGATCTGGTGGCCGTCATCACCCATGACACGACCGAGATCGGTGGTGCGAGGGTCCCGATGCGTGCACTGTTCTACGAGTTACTGCTCCAAGCCGTCCACGGTCAAGCCCCGCCTACAGAACCCACCGAATGTCAGTCGTCGGTGTTCACGTTGGCAACCGTTGCCGCCGACGGTTCCACGCCGCCGTCGCCGGTTCCCGGCTGGCCCGCCAACACTGCCGGGCCGTTCTCACCGGGCGCCGAGCGACTGGCGTACACCGAGCTCTATCTGGACTACTGGGACCTGTACACCATCAGTCGCAACGGAACCGATATTCGTCGAGTCACCCGCGACGCGGTGCCCGATGCGATGCCGTCGTGGTCTCCTGACGGGACGATGCTGGCGTTCGTTCGAGGCGAACCTGGACAAAGCGACCTGTACCTGATCAACGCCGATGGATCCGCACTGACCCAGCTAACCGACCTCGACGGATACGCGCACGCCCCCGCCTGGTCAACCGATGGGACCAGGATCGCGTTCATCTGGGGACACGGCGACATCAGAGGTTGGGGTCACCCCGGGGAGCTGTGGGTGATCGATCGGGACGGGTCGAACCTCCGCCAGTTGCGCGAGGCACCCACTACCAACCCGATCTGGTCCCCCGACGGTCGCCAGATCGTCTTTGACAGCATTACCGCCGCCGGCCGCATCGGGTTGCTCGATCTGGACACTGGCACGGTCTCCGACCTCGGTCTGGGCTTTTTCCCGCGCTGGTCACCGGACGGAACCCGCATCGCCTTTGCAGCCCTCGATGAAGCCGGCGGCAGCGACATATTCAGCATGGCCGCAAATGGGACCGACCGTGTCCAACTCACCGATGACCCCAACTTCGACGGCCTCCCATCGTGGACACCAGATGGCACGACAATCCTCTACTGGACGACTCTGGCCCCGTCCGAGGTGTAG
- a CDS encoding HAMP domain-containing sensor histidine kinase, whose amino-acid sequence MIAATAAIVAVRHQADLTRPVGEGELFTHDAAMAADFLTGALDPSQAVREARNTLRIEAVSLLDDNLTFIASSSRNLVGSHLESPFFAGSPMPLRALAAPIGLPVMIDGIEEWPADAVLYQVMRPLDDGRIAVLFYDLQRLVERRAIPRGIHPETLQLAGVAVFFGVMTLVLAAGRAGAHRRVRRSIEESFGLQARARELATHNKELDEARSAAERALALAEEKNRIRSEFVLMINHELNTPLTGVVTSAELLATHPEMPAADRGELLADMVREGDKLRGLIDRMLTVARIENQGLGYSLRRIEAATLVELLRPATQTGTLVAPAAADVMTDPEGLVALVASLTENARTHGAKTVAVDFLEALPFEPDLIVGTPSNAAMWVAVRDDGPGIDQEFLPRIFEKFEKRSDSPGTGLGLYLARLIAEAIGASIAVKSGPDGTTMAVGVALAREAAAA is encoded by the coding sequence TTGATTGCCGCCACTGCGGCGATCGTCGCCGTCCGCCATCAGGCAGACCTCACCCGCCCCGTCGGCGAGGGCGAGCTGTTCACCCATGACGCCGCGATGGCGGCCGATTTCCTCACCGGGGCCCTCGACCCGTCGCAGGCAGTGCGGGAGGCTCGGAACACCCTGCGGATCGAGGCGGTGTCGCTGCTCGACGACAACCTGACGTTCATCGCTTCGAGCTCGCGCAACCTCGTCGGATCGCACCTCGAATCGCCCTTCTTTGCGGGCAGTCCGATGCCATTGCGGGCCCTCGCCGCCCCGATCGGCCTGCCGGTGATGATCGACGGCATCGAGGAGTGGCCGGCGGACGCCGTGCTGTACCAGGTGATGCGACCCCTCGATGACGGGCGAATCGCCGTGCTGTTCTACGACCTCCAGAGGCTGGTCGAGCGCAGGGCAATTCCGCGTGGAATCCACCCGGAGACCCTGCAACTCGCCGGAGTCGCCGTGTTCTTCGGGGTGATGACCCTGGTGCTCGCGGCCGGTAGGGCCGGCGCCCATCGCCGCGTTCGGCGGTCGATCGAGGAGTCTTTCGGCCTCCAGGCTCGTGCCCGTGAACTGGCCACGCACAACAAGGAACTCGACGAGGCCCGGTCGGCGGCCGAACGCGCCCTGGCGCTGGCCGAGGAAAAGAACCGAATTCGTTCCGAGTTCGTGCTGATGATCAACCACGAATTGAATACACCGTTGACAGGGGTGGTGACCAGCGCCGAGCTGCTGGCCACACATCCCGAGATGCCTGCCGCCGATCGGGGCGAACTCCTGGCCGACATGGTGCGCGAGGGTGACAAGCTCCGCGGTCTCATCGACCGCATGCTGACCGTCGCCCGAATCGAGAACCAGGGGCTCGGCTACAGCCTCCGCCGAATCGAGGCAGCGACTCTGGTCGAACTCCTCCGCCCGGCCACCCAGACCGGAACGCTGGTGGCGCCGGCGGCCGCCGATGTCATGACCGACCCCGAGGGCCTGGTCGCACTGGTCGCATCGCTCACCGAGAACGCCCGCACCCACGGAGCCAAGACTGTGGCGGTCGACTTCCTCGAGGCGCTGCCATTCGAGCCGGATCTGATCGTCGGCACCCCTTCGAACGCCGCCATGTGGGTTGCGGTTCGAGATGACGGCCCCGGCATCGACCAGGAGTTCCTCCCCCGCATCTTCGAGAAGTTCGAGAAGCGCAGCGACAGCCCGGGGACCGGCCTGGGGCTGTACCTCGCCCGGTTGATCGCGGAGGCGATCGGCGCGTCGATCGCCGTCAAGTCCGGGCCTGATGGCACGACGATGGCCGTCGGAGTGGCACTCGCCCGCGAGGCGGCAGCCGCATGA
- a CDS encoding nitroreductase/quinone reductase family protein yields MTDPVVVALARGGIVGITTTGRTSGRPHTVDVTLHNVDRNLVIAGRPGTRDWYANVQADPHFTIQLRGAVEADIEATAVPVTDWSARRSLMERVMIKGFGFSPQRTQRELHFWVTRSPLVLVNADWPGWVNNPN; encoded by the coding sequence TTGACCGATCCAGTGGTCGTCGCGCTGGCGCGCGGCGGCATCGTCGGCATTACCACTACTGGTCGGACGTCGGGCCGTCCCCACACCGTCGACGTGACGCTTCACAACGTCGATCGGAATTTGGTAATCGCCGGGCGCCCGGGCACGCGGGACTGGTACGCCAATGTCCAGGCCGATCCGCACTTCACGATTCAGTTGAGGGGTGCAGTGGAGGCCGACATCGAGGCGACCGCCGTGCCGGTCACCGATTGGTCGGCGCGTCGCTCCTTGATGGAGCGCGTGATGATCAAGGGATTCGGCTTCTCGCCCCAGCGCACCCAACGCGAACTCCACTTCTGGGTCACTCGCTCACCGCTCGTCCTGGTCAATGCCGACTGGCCGGGGTGGGTGAACAACCCGAACTAG